A genomic region of Bradyrhizobium sp. ORS 278 contains the following coding sequences:
- a CDS encoding ABC transporter permease: protein MLTFLGRRFAQIIPTLVFVSILIFSLQQLLPGDPALVMAGEERDPAVIEQIRKQYRLDQPLPVQYGYWIKGVLSGDFGESLRIKMPVRDLILQKLPVTLQLASMAIVIAFLIGIPAGIVSAVKRGTGWDYAANLFALWGISTPNFWLGIMLIFVFSIQLGWLPASGYVSLAEDWRASLAATVMPAFVLGNAIAAILMRHTRSAMLQVLSSDYIRTARAKGISERQVILRHALRNALTPVITLGALELGTLLSGAVLTEQIFSIPGFGKLIVDAVFNRDYAVVQGVVLVTATVYILLNLIADLAYVLVNPRLRS, encoded by the coding sequence ATGCTGACCTTCCTCGGCCGCCGCTTCGCGCAGATCATCCCGACGCTCGTCTTCGTCTCGATCTTGATCTTCTCGTTGCAGCAGTTGCTCCCGGGTGACCCTGCCCTGGTCATGGCCGGCGAGGAGCGCGATCCCGCCGTCATCGAGCAGATCCGAAAACAATATCGGCTCGACCAACCGCTGCCCGTGCAATACGGCTACTGGATCAAGGGCGTGCTGTCGGGCGATTTCGGCGAGTCCCTGCGCATCAAGATGCCGGTGCGCGATCTCATCCTGCAGAAGCTGCCGGTGACCCTGCAGCTCGCGTCGATGGCGATCGTGATCGCGTTCCTAATCGGCATCCCCGCCGGCATCGTCTCCGCCGTGAAACGCGGCACGGGATGGGACTACGCCGCCAATCTGTTCGCGCTGTGGGGCATCTCGACGCCGAACTTCTGGCTCGGCATCATGCTGATCTTCGTGTTCTCGATCCAGCTCGGCTGGCTGCCCGCCTCCGGCTACGTCTCGCTGGCCGAGGACTGGCGCGCCAGCCTCGCGGCCACCGTCATGCCGGCCTTCGTGCTCGGCAACGCCATCGCCGCGATCCTGATGCGCCACACCCGCAGCGCGATGCTGCAGGTGCTGAGCAGCGACTACATCCGCACCGCGCGCGCCAAGGGCATCTCCGAGCGCCAGGTCATCCTGCGCCACGCGCTGCGCAATGCCTTGACGCCCGTCATCACGCTAGGCGCGCTTGAGCTCGGCACGCTCTTGTCCGGCGCCGTGCTGACCGAGCAGATCTTCTCCATCCCCGGCTTCGGCAAGCTGATCGTCGACGCCGTGTTCAACCGCGACTACGCGGTCGTGCAGGGCGTCGTGCTGGTCACCGCCACCGTCTACATCCTGCTCAACCTGATCGCCGATCTCGCTTATGTGCTCGTCAACCCGCGCTTGAGGAGCTGA